In a single window of the Gemmatimonadota bacterium genome:
- a CDS encoding sugar phosphate isomerase/epimerase, giving the protein MKLGVITDGISRDFEHALNVMAEYGLRYPELQFVWDREVGDHDAGQVAHMKTLLKQHHMEVSCISRHNFGGLPVLQTEIGDPVFEDHVSGLRRCIALAKTLGTNIVRIMSCKKEMILFGYNGAEDWIVTAGAWDKLVKLMAVPVQIAKEEGVTLVVETGNNAMITSGFLARKLIDELGSSHLKLLWDIPNTMYCTDIPYPDAYNEIRDYIGHIHIKDAKADIARATVGFYPLSEGDVGPYLEPIANALKRDGYAGAISYESVYRPKGGTFEDGFRASVAKFVEIFG; this is encoded by the coding sequence GTGAAACTCGGTGTAATTACAGATGGAATCAGCAGGGATTTTGAACACGCGTTGAATGTCATGGCGGAATACGGACTGAGATATCCAGAACTCCAGTTTGTATGGGATCGAGAAGTAGGAGATCACGACGCCGGGCAAGTGGCGCATATGAAGACACTACTCAAGCAGCACCACATGGAAGTCTCCTGCATCTCGCGGCACAACTTTGGCGGCTTGCCCGTATTGCAAACCGAAATAGGAGATCCCGTATTTGAGGATCATGTATCGGGATTGCGGCGGTGCATTGCCCTTGCCAAAACCCTCGGGACAAATATCGTCAGAATTATGAGTTGTAAAAAAGAAATGATACTATTTGGGTACAACGGCGCAGAAGACTGGATTGTCACAGCCGGTGCATGGGACAAACTGGTGAAACTGATGGCTGTACCCGTCCAAATAGCCAAAGAAGAAGGCGTAACACTCGTCGTTGAAACGGGCAATAATGCCATGATAACATCGGGATTCCTGGCCCGAAAATTGATCGACGAATTGGGTAGCTCCCACCTCAAACTCCTGTGGGATATTCCCAACACAATGTACTGTACGGATATCCCCTATCCCGATGCCTACAATGAAATTCGCGATTACATCGGCCATATTCACATCAAAGACGCAAAAGCCGATATAGCGCGTGCGACCGTTGGATTCTATCCCCTGAGCGAAGGCGACGTGGGACCATATCTGGAACCCATTGCAAACGCGCTCAAACGCGATGGATATGCGGGCGCAATCTCTTACGAAAGCGTCTATCGTCCCAAAGGTGGCACATTTGAAGATGGATTCAGAGCGAGCGTTGCGAAATTTGTAGAAATTTTTGGCTAA
- a CDS encoding HEAT repeat domain-containing protein: MADPMRLLTDEEVQRFIVDGCMTVHADYPPSFHANIHEQIETVFEKEGNPGNNILPRIPQIGQVFEHPNVKGALTSLLGPGYILNPHRHCHLNPPGRNGQRWHKDCYVYDHNLRHPKFYWLLAFYFPQDTTEDMGPSGVLPGMQIYKTISDVDPAQTKEKARAFCGPAGTVALIHFDSWHRATENISTKNRYMLKFQFARTQEPQKPIWDHQNRAWSPGIEDRHPAISKDVWNWMCGNAQKERETPESNLKNLIRVLKNGPECDRLDAAYKLAEFGAEAVPELISAMREETLATIEETEAKTPDNAHGTNPTSGCAALSLASIGKPAVPALTETLSDHHWWIRAVAANVLGRMGSNAIAAAPALRNAIKDNHWWVRRNAIEALGALGDSSPELRSVLTRALDDEDYRVRRNAALTLAKFEKSGDIAVEALTTMLEDENRYNRFYAAYLLKQIGTPAARDILFQNLFNSRWCSITTKDNMY, from the coding sequence ATGGCTGATCCAATGCGGTTATTAACCGATGAAGAGGTACAGCGATTTATTGTGGATGGATGCATGACAGTCCACGCAGATTATCCGCCCTCATTCCACGCGAATATCCACGAACAGATCGAGACCGTCTTTGAAAAAGAGGGCAACCCCGGCAATAACATATTGCCCCGGATACCGCAGATCGGGCAGGTATTTGAACACCCCAACGTAAAAGGGGCACTCACCAGCTTACTCGGACCGGGATACATCTTGAACCCCCATCGTCACTGCCACCTGAATCCCCCGGGGCGAAACGGACAGCGATGGCACAAAGACTGCTATGTATATGATCACAATTTGCGACACCCGAAATTCTACTGGCTGCTCGCTTTTTATTTTCCACAGGACACAACTGAGGACATGGGACCTTCAGGTGTATTGCCCGGCATGCAAATCTATAAAACCATCAGCGATGTAGATCCCGCGCAAACAAAAGAAAAAGCGCGGGCATTTTGTGGACCTGCGGGCACTGTAGCGCTAATCCACTTCGACTCCTGGCACCGCGCAACCGAGAATATAAGCACCAAAAATCGGTACATGCTGAAATTCCAATTTGCGCGCACACAAGAACCGCAAAAACCCATATGGGATCACCAGAATCGCGCGTGGTCCCCGGGCATTGAAGATCGGCATCCAGCCATATCAAAAGACGTATGGAACTGGATGTGCGGAAACGCACAGAAAGAACGCGAGACGCCAGAGAGCAATCTAAAAAATTTGATTCGCGTCCTGAAGAATGGACCGGAATGTGACCGATTGGACGCGGCGTATAAACTCGCTGAATTTGGCGCAGAAGCCGTACCTGAACTCATCTCCGCCATGCGAGAAGAAACACTCGCGACAATTGAAGAAACAGAAGCCAAAACGCCTGATAATGCCCATGGAACAAATCCCACGAGTGGGTGCGCGGCTCTATCCCTCGCATCCATCGGAAAACCCGCAGTCCCTGCCCTCACAGAAACATTATCAGACCATCACTGGTGGATACGAGCGGTCGCTGCCAATGTATTGGGACGTATGGGATCAAACGCCATTGCTGCTGCGCCCGCTTTGAGAAACGCGATAAAAGACAATCACTGGTGGGTGCGCCGCAATGCGATCGAAGCCCTGGGCGCACTCGGAGATTCTTCCCCAGAGCTACGCTCTGTTCTGACACGGGCACTCGACGATGAAGACTATCGCGTGCGCCGCAACGCAGCCCTCACCCTTGCAAAATTCGAAAAATCGGGCGATATTGCAGTTGAAGCACTGACAACAATGCTCGAAGACGAAAACCGCTACAACCGTTTTTACGCCGCATATCTGCTGAAACAGATCGGCACACCTGCTGCACGAGATATTCTGTTCCAAAACCTGTTCAACTCTCGCTGGTGCTCCATTACGACCAAAGACAATATGTACTGA